Proteins encoded within one genomic window of Aerococcus viridans:
- a CDS encoding fructose-bisphosphatase class III, whose protein sequence is MDYNERYLLLLSEQFPDIASVTTEIINLEAIMELPKATEHFISDLHGEYDAVSHVLRNGSGNIKEKIREVFQNRLSTNEMNQLATLVYYPEEKLDRVLADITDVEEEHEFYTLTISRMVELGQFVVSKYTRSKVRKAMPKDMSYILEELLFKDSVLTNKGSYYWNIIQNVIELGAANRLIEALSELMQELVVDHLHVLGDIYDRGPSPDKIIDLLAAQKSIDIQWGNHDAIWMGAASGSRVLIANVLRICARYDNLEIIEDGYGISLRPLVAFAEATYPDDSIAEFMPKIDESVDHFPEEVKQIAKMQQAITIIQFKLEAQVIKRHPEFQTDNRLFLDKLDLEKGTVLVGEKEYDLKNTTFPTVDPADPFKLTEDEEYVMGKLQAGFLNSDRLQKHIAYLYSKGSLYKVYNENLLYHGCIPMNEDMSFKAVEIHGRSYAGRALLDQFEKAMRQAFAAQGPNEDENPDLDYMWYIWQGEGSSLFGKTKMTTFERYYIEDAETHHEPKNIYYTLRNDKECAELILSEFGIRPDRGHIVNGHTPVKERKGEDPVKADGKLLVIDGGFSKAYQPTTGLAGYTLLYNSFGMLLVSHQPFSSIEDAVEHETDIVSTRRIIDKELERLQVRQTDVGVKLEDQVAQLKKLLHAYRNGTIRPRVV, encoded by the coding sequence ATGGACTACAATGAACGTTATTTATTATTATTATCTGAGCAATTTCCAGATATTGCCTCAGTAACAACAGAAATCATTAATCTAGAAGCGATTATGGAATTACCTAAAGCCACAGAGCATTTTATTAGTGACCTCCACGGCGAGTATGATGCTGTTTCGCATGTGTTACGTAATGGGTCGGGGAATATTAAAGAAAAGATTCGAGAGGTATTCCAAAACCGGTTATCGACGAATGAAATGAACCAGTTGGCAACCCTTGTCTACTATCCAGAAGAGAAGCTAGACCGAGTGTTAGCGGATATTACAGATGTAGAGGAAGAGCATGAATTCTATACGTTAACAATTTCTAGAATGGTGGAGTTGGGACAATTTGTTGTGTCTAAATACACCCGTTCAAAAGTGCGCAAGGCTATGCCAAAAGACATGTCTTACATTCTTGAGGAGTTGTTATTTAAGGATTCTGTCTTGACCAACAAGGGGTCTTACTACTGGAATATCATTCAAAATGTAATCGAATTAGGGGCAGCAAACCGTCTAATTGAAGCCTTGTCTGAATTGATGCAGGAACTTGTTGTCGATCATTTACACGTTTTAGGGGACATCTATGACCGTGGGCCGTCACCTGATAAAATCATTGACTTGTTGGCTGCGCAGAAATCCATCGATATCCAATGGGGGAACCATGACGCCATTTGGATGGGGGCTGCTTCAGGGTCACGCGTCTTGATTGCCAATGTATTAAGGATTTGTGCCCGTTATGACAACTTAGAAATCATCGAGGATGGCTACGGTATTTCACTGAGACCCTTGGTGGCATTCGCGGAGGCGACATACCCGGATGACTCTATCGCAGAATTCATGCCTAAGATTGACGAATCAGTAGACCATTTTCCAGAAGAAGTGAAACAAATTGCCAAGATGCAGCAGGCAATCACGATTATTCAATTTAAATTAGAAGCGCAAGTCATTAAACGCCACCCTGAATTCCAAACCGACAACCGCCTATTCCTTGATAAATTAGACTTGGAAAAAGGGACTGTACTCGTTGGAGAGAAGGAATATGACTTGAAGAATACGACGTTCCCTACGGTAGACCCTGCAGATCCGTTCAAACTAACTGAAGATGAAGAATATGTGATGGGGAAATTGCAAGCTGGTTTCTTAAACTCTGACCGTCTGCAAAAGCATATTGCCTACCTATATAGTAAGGGGTCATTGTATAAAGTCTACAATGAGAACCTGTTATATCACGGTTGTATTCCGATGAATGAAGATATGTCATTTAAGGCGGTTGAAATTCACGGCCGTTCATATGCAGGACGGGCATTGTTGGATCAATTTGAGAAGGCTATGCGTCAAGCTTTTGCGGCTCAAGGACCAAATGAAGACGAAAACCCTGATTTGGATTACATGTGGTATATCTGGCAAGGGGAAGGGTCGTCCTTATTTGGAAAGACCAAGATGACGACGTTTGAGCGTTACTATATTGAGGATGCTGAAACACATCATGAGCCAAAAAATATTTACTATACTTTACGTAATGACAAAGAGTGTGCTGAATTGATTTTAAGCGAGTTTGGTATTCGCCCAGATCGAGGGCATATTGTAAACGGTCATACACCGGTTAAAGAGCGTAAGGGTGAAGACCCAGTTAAAGCAGACGGTAAACTCTTAGTGATTGACGGCGGTTTTTCAAAAGCTTATCAACCAACCACAGGCCTAGCAGGTTATACCTTACTATATAATTCGTTTGGTATGTTATTAGTGAGCCACCAGCCATTCTCTAGTATTGAGGATGCAGTGGAACATGAAACAGATATCGTATCTACACGTCGAATTATCGATAAAGAGCTAGAACGATTACAAGTGCGCCAAACCGATGTAGGGGTTAAACTGGAAGACCAAGTCGCCCAGTTAAAAAAATTACTTCATGCCTATAGAAATGGTACAATAAGACCAAGAGTAGTGTAA
- a CDS encoding alpha/beta hydrolase yields MQAKLPEPFFFEGDERAVILFHAFTGTSNDVRMLGRRLNREGYTVYAPHLTGHGTMDVFDLIKDGNPVAWLQDGQDAYDFMLEKGYKQMAVFGLSLGGTVAISVILNNPAIGGGVFNTPVVTDQAITDSNVPTSFMTYARKVQKYAGKTEAEINQSDDKVAQQLHTTLTGVHAINRDLSARLDELKVPIYIAASGQDELVDPTAGEQFADAITTAPVYLNTFNSARHVITVGKYHHEFEDTVIEYLNNLNWE; encoded by the coding sequence ATGCAAGCAAAATTACCAGAACCATTTTTCTTTGAGGGTGATGAAAGGGCAGTAATCCTTTTCCACGCCTTTACAGGTACTTCGAACGACGTGCGGATGTTAGGACGTCGGTTAAATCGCGAAGGTTACACTGTTTATGCACCTCATTTAACTGGACATGGCACTATGGACGTCTTCGATTTAATTAAGGATGGCAATCCAGTTGCATGGTTACAAGACGGTCAAGATGCCTACGATTTTATGCTTGAAAAAGGCTATAAGCAGATGGCAGTTTTTGGCTTGTCATTAGGTGGGACAGTGGCTATTTCCGTGATTTTAAATAATCCGGCAATTGGTGGGGGCGTATTTAATACACCTGTTGTCACAGATCAAGCTATTACTGATTCCAATGTACCAACATCATTTATGACCTATGCCCGAAAAGTCCAAAAATACGCTGGTAAGACCGAAGCAGAAATTAACCAGTCGGACGACAAAGTAGCCCAACAATTACATACAACCCTTACCGGTGTACATGCCATTAACCGTGATTTAAGCGCACGACTAGATGAATTGAAAGTGCCAATCTACATTGCAGCTTCTGGTCAAGATGAATTAGTTGACCCAACCGCTGGAGAGCAGTTTGCAGATGCCATTACCACTGCACCCGTTTATTTAAATACTTTTAATTCAGCAAGGCATGTAATCACAGTCGGTAAATACCACCACGAATTTGAAGACACAGTAATAGAATATTTAAACAACCTAAATTGGGAGTGA
- the secG gene encoding preprotein translocase subunit SecG — translation MYNILLTILIIIAFLLILVVVAQPSKGNSASNLTGGGDAMFGKKKKARGFEAVLNRFTIILGVAFMVIALLLANLSS, via the coding sequence TTGTATAATATATTATTAACCATTCTAATTATTATCGCCTTTTTACTAATTCTAGTAGTTGTTGCACAACCTTCTAAAGGAAACAGTGCAAGTAACTTAACTGGTGGTGGCGATGCAATGTTTGGTAAAAAGAAAAAAGCACGCGGATTTGAAGCTGTTTTAAATCGATTTACAATCATCTTAGGTGTAGCCTTTATGGTGATTGCCTTACTATTAGCAAACTTATCTTCATAA
- a CDS encoding CsbD family protein, producing the protein MSNENNGTFDKIKGSVNEAVGKVTGDELQRH; encoded by the coding sequence ATGTCAAATGAAAATAACGGTACTTTCGATAAAATTAAGGGTTCAGTAAATGAAGCAGTCGGTAAAGTTACTGGCGATGAACTACAACGCCATTAA
- the pxpB gene encoding 5-oxoprolinase subunit PxpB, with translation MDYLEIKQYTEDSLTLLFGDVISPDINKKIVNLRKYIDSLKINGITEMIISYTRLVIYFDPLTLNQNILIEIIEQINLEIIDNEEFPYRVVEIPVCYGGDFGPDLWRFEEKDLTVDDVIKRHTDNEYLVYMLGFMPGFVYLGGLDPEIAMDRLETPRTHIAAGSVGIAGQQTGVYPYDSPGGWNLIGRTPIQLYDTRRGEDTILYNAGDRIKFYSISNEEFNEIQKQVETGTYQVSVILKGVND, from the coding sequence GTGGACTATTTGGAAATTAAACAATACACAGAAGACTCGTTAACATTACTATTTGGTGATGTGATAAGTCCCGATATTAATAAAAAAATAGTCAATTTAAGAAAATATATCGACAGCTTAAAAATTAATGGAATAACAGAAATGATTATTTCATATACAAGATTGGTGATTTATTTTGATCCTTTAACATTAAATCAAAACATACTGATCGAAATCATTGAGCAGATTAATTTAGAAATAATCGATAATGAAGAATTCCCATATCGAGTTGTTGAAATCCCCGTTTGTTACGGTGGAGATTTTGGGCCGGATCTTTGGCGTTTTGAAGAAAAAGATCTAACAGTTGATGATGTGATTAAAAGACACACTGATAATGAATACTTAGTTTATATGTTAGGTTTTATGCCAGGGTTTGTTTATTTGGGTGGCTTAGATCCAGAAATTGCGATGGATCGATTAGAAACACCACGTACGCATATTGCGGCAGGCTCTGTCGGAATTGCTGGACAACAAACGGGTGTTTACCCATATGATTCACCAGGTGGATGGAATCTAATTGGTCGTACACCGATTCAGCTTTATGATACACGTCGGGGTGAGGATACGATTTTATATAATGCTGGGGATCGTATTAAGTTTTATAGCATTTCAAATGAAGAATTTAATGAAATACAAAAACAAGTTGAAACAGGTACATATCAAGTTTCAGTCATATTGAAAGGTGTGAATGATTAA
- a CDS encoding histidine phosphatase family protein has protein sequence MSKGVTIYFMRHGETYLNYYGRMQGWADAPLTPRGEEDVRSSGRGLADVEFSAVYTSDLQRTVKTAELILDENKATAKDIEIEKRPEFREVFFGSFEGLDARGLWDKVTEIATGKDGSYTGATSDESVRLELNAFKEMDPYHDAENFMEFWMRVELGLIDVITKHRETDQTILIVSHGMTIRNMIHELIPQFEIDSMLDNASVSVVKYQDGLYHLEAFNQTDHFARKEINDQETDLDHSDIS, from the coding sequence ATGTCAAAAGGTGTGACGATTTACTTCATGCGTCATGGAGAAACGTATCTAAATTATTATGGACGTATGCAAGGGTGGGCTGATGCGCCACTAACGCCACGCGGAGAAGAGGATGTACGTAGCAGTGGTCGTGGATTGGCCGACGTAGAATTTTCAGCAGTATATACGAGTGATTTACAACGTACGGTAAAAACAGCAGAACTTATTCTAGACGAAAATAAGGCAACTGCTAAAGATATTGAAATTGAGAAACGTCCAGAGTTTAGAGAAGTCTTCTTTGGTTCTTTTGAAGGATTAGACGCAAGAGGTTTATGGGACAAAGTAACAGAGATTGCTACTGGTAAAGATGGTTCCTATACTGGCGCAACTTCAGATGAAAGTGTGCGCTTAGAATTGAACGCCTTCAAAGAAATGGATCCATACCATGATGCGGAAAACTTTATGGAATTTTGGATGCGCGTGGAATTAGGTTTGATCGATGTGATCACTAAACACAGAGAAACTGATCAAACGATTCTAATTGTGAGTCACGGGATGACTATCCGTAATATGATCCACGAATTAATCCCACAATTTGAAATTGATTCAATGCTAGATAATGCGAGTGTGTCCGTGGTTAAATATCAAGATGGTTTATATCATTTAGAAGCTTTTAATCAAACAGACCACTTTGCCCGTAAAGAAATCAATGATCAAGAAACAGATTTGGATCATTCAGATATCTCATAA
- a CDS encoding NRDE family protein has protein sequence MCLITFSIQTDTEYPFVLTANRDEAYSRASLPIHEWEEPANIIGGRDLKQGGTWLAFSKAGKFAALTNYPFADRQVADPISRGFLIMDYLDSEISASDYVSNLRYHREQFEGYHLLVGRIHPKIELKMYNNVDDSLTNYAAGIHSISNTYDDLSAYRKSQSVKDLTHLMQGEIDLNKMLKNFQNTESNPRLTDFPSFLTLDQAKKASGIFIEGQGDFGTVSTTAIALDKSGKLSMKEVRYTRELGQEETEIIYNFA, from the coding sequence ATGTGTTTAATTACTTTTTCTATTCAAACGGATACTGAATACCCTTTCGTTCTGACCGCAAACCGCGATGAGGCTTATTCAAGAGCGAGTTTACCTATTCATGAATGGGAAGAACCTGCTAACATTATTGGCGGCCGTGACTTGAAACAAGGCGGGACTTGGTTGGCCTTTTCTAAGGCGGGTAAATTTGCTGCGCTAACTAATTATCCCTTTGCAGACCGCCAAGTAGCTGACCCGATTAGCCGGGGGTTCCTGATTATGGATTACCTGGATTCGGAAATTAGTGCTAGTGACTATGTATCTAATTTACGTTACCATAGAGAACAGTTTGAAGGGTATCATCTACTAGTTGGTCGAATTCATCCTAAAATAGAACTCAAAATGTACAATAATGTAGATGATAGCTTGACTAATTATGCAGCAGGTATTCATTCAATATCTAACACCTACGATGATTTGTCAGCCTACCGGAAAAGTCAGTCGGTGAAAGATTTAACGCATTTAATGCAAGGTGAAATTGATTTAAATAAAATGCTAAAAAACTTTCAAAATACCGAGTCGAATCCCCGTTTAACAGATTTTCCTAGCTTTTTGACTCTAGATCAGGCCAAAAAGGCATCAGGCATTTTTATCGAAGGCCAAGGAGACTTTGGGACAGTTTCTACAACCGCTATCGCCTTGGATAAATCAGGAAAATTGTCCATGAAGGAGGTTCGTTATACGAGAGAACTTGGCCAAGAAGAGACAGAAATAATATACAATTTTGCTTAA
- a CDS encoding IS256 family transposase, giving the protein MTQVHFTLNNEEVQSIIEHSVKDEVSKNILTTVFNQLMENQRTEYIQADDYERSESRQSQRNGYYERDFTTRVGTLELKVPRTRDGEFSPTVFERYQRNEKALLASMLEMYVSGVSTRKVSKIVEELCGKSVSKSFVSSLTEQLDPMVNEWQNRSLSGTSYPYLMTDVLYIKVREDHRVLSKSCHIAIGITEGSDREIIGFMIQNEESDDTWSIFFEYLKERGLQGTELIISDAHKGLVSAIRKSFTNASWQRCQVHFLRNIFSSIPKKNSKPFREAVKAIFKFTDIELARTAKNALIGEYIDQSKYTKACETLDNGFEDAFQYTVIGNGHNRLKSTNLLERLNQEVRRREKIIRIFPNRTSANRLIGAVLMDLHDEWLSSTRKYIKFDQ; this is encoded by the coding sequence ATGACCCAAGTACATTTTACACTGAACAACGAAGAGGTTCAAAGTATTATTGAACATTCGGTAAAAGATGAAGTTTCTAAAAATATTTTGACCACTGTTTTCAACCAATTGATGGAAAATCAACGAACAGAATATATTCAAGCCGATGATTATGAACGTTCAGAAAGTCGTCAGAGTCAAAGAAATGGCTATTATGAGCGAGACTTTACGACTCGTGTGGGCACACTCGAGTTAAAAGTGCCTAGAACACGTGATGGTGAATTTTCACCGACGGTGTTTGAGCGTTATCAGCGAAATGAAAAGGCACTGCTCGCTTCAATGCTTGAGATGTATGTTTCAGGCGTTTCGACACGTAAAGTTTCAAAGATTGTTGAAGAGCTATGTGGAAAATCGGTATCGAAATCTTTTGTTTCTAGCCTGACTGAGCAGTTAGACCCGATGGTCAACGAATGGCAGAACCGTTCACTCTCAGGTACGAGTTATCCTTATCTGATGACGGATGTTCTCTACATAAAAGTCCGTGAGGACCATCGAGTGCTTTCTAAAAGCTGCCATATTGCGATTGGGATAACAGAAGGTAGTGATCGTGAAATCATTGGCTTCATGATCCAAAATGAAGAAAGTGATGACACATGGTCCATCTTCTTTGAATACTTAAAAGAACGCGGTCTACAGGGGACAGAACTCATCATTTCTGATGCCCATAAAGGCCTAGTGTCTGCAATTCGTAAGTCATTTACCAACGCAAGTTGGCAGAGATGCCAGGTCCATTTTTTAAGAAACATCTTCAGTTCCATTCCAAAAAAGAATTCAAAACCGTTTAGAGAAGCAGTAAAAGCAATCTTTAAGTTTACGGATATTGAACTCGCTCGAACAGCTAAGAATGCCTTAATCGGTGAATATATCGACCAGTCTAAATATACAAAAGCTTGCGAAACATTGGATAATGGCTTCGAAGATGCCTTTCAATACACGGTTATCGGAAATGGTCACAATCGGCTAAAAAGCACCAACCTTCTTGAACGACTGAACCAGGAAGTCCGCAGAAGAGAAAAGATTATTCGGATTTTTCCCAACCGAACGTCTGCCAATCGATTAATTGGAGCTGTCCTTATGGACCTTCATGACGAATGGCTCAGTTCTACAAGAAAATATATTAAGTTTGATCAATGA
- the smpB gene encoding SsrA-binding protein SmpB — protein MAKGKKVQKNDDNVVARNRKANHDFTILDTIECGVVLTGTEIKSVRQSRLNLKDGFARIERGEVWMYNVHISEFEQGNMFNHDPLRPRKLLLKKAEISKLLKETQREGHTLVPLKVYIKRGYAKVLLGVAEGKKKYDKRRALKEKDMKREAQRALKI, from the coding sequence ATGGCAAAAGGTAAGAAAGTGCAGAAAAATGACGATAACGTCGTTGCACGTAATCGAAAAGCCAATCATGATTTTACGATTTTAGATACAATCGAGTGTGGCGTAGTCCTAACGGGGACTGAAATTAAATCTGTCCGCCAATCACGCTTGAATTTAAAAGATGGGTTCGCAAGAATCGAACGCGGAGAAGTCTGGATGTACAATGTCCATATTTCCGAATTTGAGCAGGGGAACATGTTTAACCATGACCCACTACGCCCACGTAAACTTTTATTGAAGAAGGCTGAAATTAGTAAGTTACTAAAAGAGACACAAAGGGAAGGTCATACCCTAGTACCACTAAAAGTTTATATTAAACGCGGTTACGCAAAAGTGCTATTAGGCGTAGCTGAGGGTAAGAAAAAATATGATAAGCGTCGTGCTTTAAAAGAGAAAGATATGAAACGAGAAGCGCAACGAGCATTGAAAATTTAA
- the rnr gene encoding ribonuclease R produces MSRKINYMKKEILAELASSEENYTAQTLSQALSYDQADDFADLVKTLAKLEQAGDIAITSNGTLSIKQDKATYTGVFTQNARGFGFVKTDELEKDIFIGKGKTNGALQSDEVRVKITREALPVNDKSAEGEIAEVLVRHTTRLTGEFTPFNDNDKASTGFIGSVKPQNHGLDNLTALVRPDGLHPVEGEIVVVEIVDYPDDQHPFAVAGNVIQQIGHKDEPGVDILAILNMFEIPHEFPNEVLDHANEVPETISNDDLKGRKDHRDLLTITIDGADAKDLDDAISLSKLPNGNYQLGVHIADVSYYVTEDSAMDKEAYERGTSVYLTDRVVPMLPQRLSNGICSLHPNVDRLTMTAIMEIDHNGGIVDYDIHPSIIHSDYRMTYSDVNAIITDNDSELREKYSEITDMLENMATLHEILYNKRVSRGAIDFDSSEAKIIVDGEGHPTAIEVRERGVGERMIESFMLSANETVAGHFTRKVLPFIYRVHEQPDEDRMQRFLEFVTAFGIVPQGTKSSIRPKDIQNVLREVEGETFQPVVSMMLLRSMKQAKYDIEPIGHYGLAAEDYTHFTSPIRRYPDLIVHRLIHFYESHARPNADKQEKMKMKLSDIAEHSSKMERRSVDAERETDSLKKTEFMLDKIGMEFEGIISSVTGFGLFVELPNTVEGLVHISMLKDDYYNFVDSQLVLIGENTGKTYRIGDRVTVKVMDVNTDTRDIDFVIVKSEDNGESTSLQRQDNRKGGRGNNKGRKGNNRSRRRQQDKESNGGNRRNDQSGASKSHKENKNKHTGKPGQKGKKSGSKPQNGKAGGQGQNNKQNSNSKSKKSNQKRRFVIRQSKRK; encoded by the coding sequence GTGAGTAGAAAAATTAATTATATGAAAAAAGAAATCCTTGCCGAGTTGGCGAGTTCAGAAGAAAATTACACAGCACAAACTTTAAGCCAAGCCTTGTCTTATGACCAAGCAGATGATTTTGCCGATTTGGTGAAAACTCTCGCTAAATTAGAGCAAGCTGGTGACATTGCCATTACAAGCAACGGTACCTTAAGTATCAAACAAGACAAAGCCACATATACAGGGGTATTTACTCAGAATGCACGTGGATTTGGTTTCGTCAAAACTGATGAACTTGAAAAAGACATTTTCATCGGTAAAGGCAAAACCAATGGTGCCTTGCAAAGTGATGAAGTGCGGGTGAAAATCACTAGAGAAGCTCTTCCTGTCAATGACAAGTCAGCTGAAGGTGAAATTGCTGAAGTATTAGTCCGTCATACAACACGCCTTACAGGTGAGTTTACGCCCTTTAATGATAATGATAAAGCGTCAACAGGTTTTATCGGTAGCGTGAAACCGCAAAACCATGGTTTAGACAATTTAACCGCCTTAGTAAGACCAGATGGCTTACACCCAGTAGAGGGTGAAATTGTTGTTGTCGAAATAGTGGATTATCCAGATGACCAACACCCATTTGCAGTTGCAGGTAACGTCATACAACAAATCGGTCATAAAGATGAGCCGGGTGTAGATATCCTTGCCATTTTAAACATGTTTGAAATTCCGCATGAATTCCCTAATGAAGTTTTAGATCATGCCAATGAAGTGCCTGAAACCATCTCAAATGATGACTTAAAAGGACGTAAGGACCACCGTGACCTGTTGACTATTACAATTGATGGGGCAGATGCAAAAGACTTGGATGATGCCATCTCATTAAGTAAATTGCCAAATGGAAACTATCAATTAGGCGTCCATATTGCTGACGTGTCTTATTATGTGACAGAAGATTCAGCAATGGATAAAGAAGCCTATGAACGTGGGACGTCAGTTTATCTAACAGATCGCGTAGTCCCAATGTTACCGCAACGTTTATCTAATGGTATATGTTCATTACATCCAAATGTGGACCGTTTAACAATGACAGCTATCATGGAAATTGACCACAACGGCGGTATTGTTGATTATGATATTCATCCGTCAATTATCCACTCAGATTACCGAATGACTTATTCAGATGTAAATGCCATTATCACAGATAATGATTCAGAATTACGGGAAAAATACAGTGAAATCACTGACATGTTAGAAAATATGGCAACCTTACATGAGATTTTATACAATAAACGTGTTAGTCGTGGTGCCATTGACTTTGACTCTAGTGAAGCTAAAATTATAGTTGATGGTGAAGGTCATCCTACTGCGATTGAAGTACGTGAACGTGGCGTTGGGGAGCGGATGATTGAATCATTCATGTTATCAGCCAACGAGACTGTAGCTGGCCACTTTACAAGAAAAGTATTGCCATTTATCTACCGTGTCCATGAGCAACCGGATGAAGACAGAATGCAGCGTTTCTTAGAATTTGTGACGGCCTTTGGTATTGTGCCACAAGGGACAAAATCTTCTATCCGTCCAAAAGATATTCAAAATGTCTTGCGCGAGGTTGAAGGGGAGACTTTCCAACCGGTTGTATCCATGATGTTACTGCGTTCGATGAAACAAGCAAAATATGATATTGAACCAATCGGCCATTATGGTTTGGCGGCTGAAGATTACACCCACTTCACATCACCAATCCGTCGTTACCCAGACTTGATTGTTCACCGTTTAATTCACTTCTATGAAAGTCATGCACGTCCAAATGCAGACAAACAAGAGAAAATGAAGATGAAATTATCTGACATCGCAGAACATTCTTCTAAGATGGAACGTCGTAGTGTGGATGCTGAACGTGAAACAGATAGTTTGAAGAAAACAGAATTTATGTTGGATAAAATTGGCATGGAATTTGAAGGAATCATTTCGTCGGTTACTGGTTTTGGTTTATTCGTTGAATTACCAAATACAGTTGAAGGTTTAGTCCATATTTCTATGCTAAAAGACGATTACTACAACTTTGTAGATAGCCAGTTAGTGTTGATTGGGGAGAATACTGGAAAAACTTACCGTATTGGGGACAGAGTGACTGTTAAAGTGATGGATGTTAACACAGATACACGTGACATCGATTTTGTCATTGTGAAGAGCGAAGATAACGGTGAATCAACTAGTTTACAGCGTCAAGATAACCGTAAAGGTGGACGTGGCAATAATAAAGGCCGTAAAGGCAACAATAGAAGCCGTAGACGCCAACAAGATAAAGAATCAAATGGTGGCAACCGCCGAAATGACCAATCTGGTGCTAGCAAGTCTCATAAGGAGAATAAGAACAAGCACACAGGTAAACCTGGTCAGAAGGGTAAGAAGTCCGGTAGCAAGCCACAGAACGGCAAAGCTGGCGGTCAAGGACAAAATAATAAGCAAAATAGCAATAGTAAGAGTAAAAAATCAAATCAGAAACGGCGCTTTGTCATTCGTCAAAGTAAACGCAAATAA
- a CDS encoding RNA-guided endonuclease InsQ/TnpB family protein — MESIVMNMGVCVGVAIGAALGIAIGQIGRWVSVGIAAGLVVWSSADVMRREKQKTIRSKTDLGVSDLAITSDGQKYQSQRLHLSYKKQLHYWEKRMARRRLQAKKNGVNLVDAKNYQQAKRQVARIHQRIKNIRKDYMHKITTDMVKSYDVIVLEDLKTTNMMKNHQLARSIAGQSWRMFRTILEAKCEMYDKTFVAINPHKTSQKCSNCGNDSVKKVLNIRHWTCMKCNMHHDRDINAAKNILNIGLEQALVK; from the coding sequence ATGGAGTCGATAGTTATGAACATGGGCGTTTGTGTTGGAGTAGCAATCGGAGCTGCGTTGGGTATAGCCATAGGTCAAATAGGGCGTTGGGTATCTGTGGGAATTGCTGCTGGACTTGTGGTCTGGTCAAGCGCTGACGTTATGCGGAGAGAAAAGCAAAAGACGATAAGATCAAAAACAGATTTAGGTGTAAGTGATTTAGCTATTACATCTGATGGTCAAAAATATCAAAGTCAGCGACTACATTTGTCTTATAAGAAGCAATTACATTATTGGGAAAAGCGAATGGCCCGTAGACGTTTACAAGCCAAAAAGAACGGTGTGAATTTAGTGGATGCGAAAAACTACCAGCAAGCCAAACGCCAAGTGGCCCGTATTCATCAACGTATCAAAAATATCCGCAAGGATTACATGCATAAAATCACAACCGATATGGTTAAAAGTTATGACGTTATCGTTCTAGAGGATTTAAAGACGACTAATATGATGAAAAATCATCAATTAGCCCGTTCAATCGCTGGCCAATCCTGGCGGATGTTTAGAACAATCCTAGAGGCAAAGTGCGAAATGTACGATAAGACATTTGTAGCTATTAATCCGCACAAGACATCCCAGAAATGTTCTAATTGCGGGAATGATAGCGTTAAAAAAGTGTTAAATATACGTCATTGGACTTGTATGAAGTGTAATATGCATCACGATAGAGATATCAACGCAGCTAAAAATATATTAAATATTGGCCTGGAACAGGCCTTAGTTAAATAG